The Bacillus oleivorans genome has a window encoding:
- a CDS encoding DNA-directed RNA polymerase subunit beta yields MDMVEKTEETTSREERKNRRKLLKQEKADVRQNITSVRRIRIRLIPIWARVLIVLLLIVLCVMTGLMVGYGVIGEGNPTDVLKWETWQHVIDLVNAP; encoded by the coding sequence ATGGATATGGTAGAAAAAACGGAAGAAACGACCTCCAGAGAAGAACGGAAGAATCGAAGAAAACTGCTTAAGCAGGAAAAAGCTGACGTCAGACAGAATATTACTTCTGTCAGAAGAATACGGATTCGGCTTATTCCAATATGGGCTCGCGTTTTAATTGTCCTGCTTTTAATTGTATTATGTGTAATGACAGGTCTCATGGTTGGCTATGGTGTTATTGGGGAAGGAAATCCAACCGATGTCTTAAAATGGGAGACATGGCAGCATGTCATAGATCTTGTCAATGCACCATAA
- the fabZ gene encoding 3-hydroxyacyl-ACP dehydratase FabZ: protein MLNIEEIKEIIPHRYPFLLVDRILEVEEGKRAVGIKNVSANEEFFNGHFPEYAVMPGVLIVEALAQVGAVAMLKSEENRGRLAFFAGIDSCRFKRQVVPGDQLRLEVEMVRFRGAIGKGKGVATVDGEVACEVEIMFALGDKKA from the coding sequence ATGTTAAATATTGAAGAAATTAAAGAAATTATTCCGCACCGTTATCCATTCCTTTTAGTTGACCGCATCTTAGAAGTTGAAGAAGGAAAAAGAGCGGTCGGGATAAAAAATGTCTCAGCCAATGAAGAATTTTTCAACGGACATTTTCCAGAGTACGCAGTCATGCCAGGCGTTCTCATTGTTGAAGCACTGGCTCAGGTCGGAGCAGTCGCGATGCTAAAAAGCGAAGAAAATCGCGGCCGTCTTGCCTTTTTTGCCGGAATTGACAGCTGCCGCTTCAAGCGTCAGGTAGTGCCGGGAGACCAGCTTCGTCTTGAAGTCGAAATGGTCCGTTTCCGCGGTGCTATTGGAAAAGGCAAAGGTGTTGCAACTGTCGACGGCGAAGTTGCGTGTGAAGTGGAAATTATGTTTGCCTTAGGGGACAAAAAAGCATAA
- a CDS encoding DMT family transporter yields MGIALAFLSGLSFALGNIVAKIALDQSAIRYSLWITSFVNFAVFGLIDMVYRLVVSKPAPINFAGLLFFLVAGLLTTYLGRKTLYISFQYIGPSRGSAIKNSSPIFTLLVALFIFDETISFYSAIGVAIVLAGILLQAVILFQENGKAESAVWHGYLVAVICAICFGVGLAVRGPGMEHIPDPYFGAFMSGVVTFFFASVEEVCRYGVRDFFSFLRNCLKRENWLFYVAGLCTSIGVGTFFLALQFLEVSLVSTIAAIDPILTILLSVIILKRAENITRWTVLSAIVVLLGVAFIMMGE; encoded by the coding sequence ATGGGAATTGCATTAGCATTTCTATCCGGCCTTAGCTTTGCTTTGGGAAACATTGTGGCGAAGATCGCATTAGATCAATCCGCGATCCGCTACTCTTTGTGGATTACTTCCTTTGTGAATTTTGCGGTGTTTGGGTTGATTGATATGGTTTATCGGTTAGTCGTTAGTAAGCCAGCTCCTATTAATTTTGCTGGATTACTTTTCTTTTTGGTGGCCGGTTTATTGACTACCTATTTAGGAAGAAAAACATTATATATTAGCTTTCAATACATCGGTCCCTCGCGGGGATCCGCGATTAAAAATAGTTCACCCATCTTTACTCTCCTTGTGGCCTTGTTTATCTTTGATGAGACCATCTCTTTTTACTCGGCTATTGGGGTTGCGATTGTCCTTGCTGGGATTCTGCTTCAGGCGGTGATTCTCTTTCAGGAGAACGGAAAAGCGGAAAGCGCCGTATGGCATGGCTATCTGGTCGCCGTTATATGTGCAATTTGTTTTGGAGTAGGACTAGCGGTGCGGGGACCAGGAATGGAACATATCCCAGACCCTTACTTTGGCGCCTTTATGAGTGGTGTTGTTACTTTCTTTTTTGCGAGTGTCGAGGAGGTTTGCCGCTATGGCGTGAGGGATTTTTTCTCTTTTTTAAGAAACTGTTTAAAACGGGAAAACTGGCTTTTTTATGTGGCCGGGCTTTGCACCTCAATCGGTGTCGGAACGTTCTTTCTGGCCTTACAATTCCTCGAGGTATCCCTAGTCTCCACCATCGCAGCGATCGATCCGATTCTTACCATTTTATTAAGTGTGATTATCTTGAAGCGTGCTGAAAACATTACGAGATGGACAGTTTTATCGGCAATTGTGGTTTTATTGGGGGTTGCGTTTATTATGATGGGGGAGTGA
- a CDS encoding nuclease-related domain-containing protein: protein MIEKYRVVPDQIIKEIALSRRLPLNHYLQPTLKSSINIGKAGYKGEKEVDYYLELLPNDKFRIFQGIRLPRDSYFFQMDNLILLPEFILIIEVKNIEGTLFFDQEHNQFYRISRLTKERQKMNDPFKQVKRHRKQLFQWMAKHGFPLVPIEYLVVNTNEDTLFDSSGNQHDMFEKIIHSEYLLEKVYKLEQKYQKEYLNDKDLRKLSKQLLKADTPLIFDIRQFYKFDDADLIKGVRCPQCNTVPMTWYKRAWQCDKCKHRSKDAHKPALHDFFLLISPATTNLKCREFLKCDSTDTIRYLLKSMNFKTKGIKKGMQYTLSFPPSQILK, encoded by the coding sequence ATGATCGAAAAATACCGCGTAGTTCCCGATCAAATAATTAAAGAAATTGCTTTAAGCCGACGGTTACCCCTAAATCATTATCTACAACCCACTTTAAAATCCTCAATTAATATTGGAAAGGCCGGTTATAAAGGCGAAAAAGAAGTCGATTACTATCTAGAACTTTTGCCTAATGATAAATTTCGGATTTTCCAAGGCATCCGATTACCCCGTGATAGCTATTTTTTTCAAATGGATAATCTTATTCTATTACCTGAGTTTATACTTATTATTGAAGTTAAAAATATTGAAGGAACCCTGTTTTTTGATCAGGAACACAATCAATTTTATCGGATAAGTAGGCTTACTAAGGAAAGGCAAAAAATGAATGATCCATTTAAACAAGTGAAACGACATAGAAAACAGTTATTTCAATGGATGGCGAAACACGGTTTTCCTTTAGTACCAATTGAGTACTTAGTGGTTAACACCAATGAAGATACCTTATTTGACTCAAGCGGAAATCAACATGATATGTTTGAGAAAATTATACATTCAGAGTATTTACTAGAAAAAGTGTATAAACTCGAGCAAAAGTATCAGAAGGAATACCTAAATGATAAGGATCTAAGAAAATTATCTAAGCAATTGTTAAAAGCAGATACCCCTTTAATATTTGATATCAGACAATTTTACAAATTTGACGATGCAGACCTTATAAAAGGAGTCCGATGCCCCCAATGTAATACAGTTCCAATGACATGGTATAAAAGAGCTTGGCAATGTGATAAATGTAAGCACCGATCGAAGGATGCCCACAAACCCGCACTTCACGATTTTTTCCTCTTAATTTCTCCGGCCACTACCAACCTAAAATGCAGAGAGTTTTTAAAATGTGACTCCACTGATACAATCCGTTATTTACTTAAATCAATGAATTTTAAAACAAAGGGTATAAAGAAAGGAATGCAATACACCCTTAGCTTCCCCCCTTCCCAAATATTAAAATAA
- a CDS encoding M42 family metallopeptidase codes for MLYPKTEETIELLQQLVSIPSPSGNTYEVISFVEKFLTQLGVENYKNRKGGLIATLPGKDNTQHRMLTAHVDTLGAIVKEIKPSGRLRLDLIGGFRYNSIEGEYCEIETRSGKKYTGTILMHQTSVHVYKDAEKAERNQVNMEVRIDEVVHNIEDVRNLGIEVGDFVSFDPRVQTTESGYIKSRHLDDKASVSILLQLIKHLKQNNIELPYTTHFLISNNEEIGYGGNSNVTPETVEYLAVDMGAIGDGQSTDEYTVSICVKDASGPYHYQLRKKLIEIAEENGIGYKLDIYPYYGSDASAAIRSGHDIVHGLIGPGIDASHAYERTHKSSIENTTKLIYHYLQSKMIL; via the coding sequence ATGTTATATCCCAAGACTGAAGAAACCATTGAACTGCTGCAGCAGCTTGTATCCATCCCGAGTCCTTCGGGCAATACATATGAAGTAATTTCATTTGTTGAAAAATTTTTAACCCAATTGGGTGTAGAGAATTACAAAAACCGCAAAGGCGGGTTAATCGCGACACTGCCGGGCAAAGACAACACACAGCATCGAATGCTGACAGCTCACGTTGATACTTTAGGGGCGATTGTGAAAGAAATTAAACCCAGTGGCCGTCTTCGGTTAGACTTGATCGGAGGCTTCCGCTATAACTCAATTGAAGGGGAATACTGCGAGATCGAAACAAGATCGGGGAAAAAATATACGGGAACCATCCTGATGCACCAAACATCGGTCCATGTTTATAAGGATGCAGAAAAGGCGGAAAGAAACCAGGTAAACATGGAAGTTCGGATCGATGAAGTGGTACATAACATTGAGGATGTGCGCAATCTCGGGATCGAGGTAGGAGACTTCGTTTCATTTGATCCGCGGGTACAAACAACAGAAAGTGGATACATCAAGTCGCGTCACCTAGATGACAAAGCAAGTGTTTCGATTTTACTTCAATTAATTAAACATCTAAAGCAAAATAACATTGAACTGCCATATACAACTCACTTCTTAATTTCAAATAATGAAGAAATCGGATACGGTGGGAACTCAAACGTGACACCAGAAACTGTTGAGTATTTAGCAGTAGATATGGGGGCAATCGGTGATGGTCAGTCGACAGATGAGTACACCGTATCCATTTGTGTGAAGGATGCAAGCGGCCCTTATCATTACCAATTACGAAAAAAATTAATTGAAATCGCTGAAGAAAATGGAATCGGCTATAAATTAGATATCTATCCATACTACGGTTCCGACGCATCGGCCGCGATTCGTTCCGGACACGATATTGTTCACGGTCTTATTGGCCCTGGAATTGACGCATCTCATGCATATGAGAGAACCCATAAATCTTCTATTGAAAATACAACAAAGCTGATCTACCATTACTTGCAATCTAAAATGATTTTATAA
- a CDS encoding helix-turn-helix domain-containing protein has protein sequence MVGEVIRYYRQKHRMMLTDIAEITGLSSNYLYDIENNIVQNPPLEILSKIAYTLNISIDMLNECLTKNSIKKIDQEWMYLLNQAIQYGVNKTDLLSLILDKMKKGQA, from the coding sequence ATGGTCGGAGAAGTTATTCGTTATTACCGCCAGAAGCATCGGATGATGCTCACAGATATTGCTGAAATAACTGGTTTATCGTCGAATTATTTATACGACATTGAAAATAATATTGTACAAAATCCACCGCTTGAAATTCTCTCCAAAATTGCGTATACACTTAATATAAGTATTGATATGCTAAATGAATGCCTTACTAAAAATTCAATAAAAAAAATAGATCAAGAATGGATGTATCTTCTTAATCAGGCTATTCAATACGGAGTTAATAAAACTGATTTATTATCTTTAATTTTAGATAAAATGAAAAAAGGACAAGCTTAG
- a CDS encoding NUDIX hydrolase, protein MIRENKILVVVKGVIVNEGKVLLVKRAEEEEVGGGTWECASGKIEFGEDLETALVREVQEETGLRVTVERILYATTFHPNPTKQVVMLSYLCSSNSKIVTLSKEHTDSRWCSKDEMNLLLTPKIIKEFENHDVFALDQLI, encoded by the coding sequence ATGATACGTGAAAACAAAATCTTAGTGGTCGTAAAAGGGGTCATTGTAAATGAGGGCAAGGTTTTACTTGTAAAGCGTGCAGAGGAAGAGGAAGTTGGCGGCGGAACTTGGGAATGTGCTAGCGGGAAAATTGAATTTGGAGAAGATCTGGAAACAGCCCTCGTACGAGAAGTTCAGGAGGAAACAGGGTTACGTGTTACAGTTGAGAGAATTTTATATGCCACCACCTTTCACCCAAATCCAACTAAACAAGTTGTGATGCTATCCTATTTATGCAGCAGTAATAGCAAGATTGTCACCCTATCAAAGGAACATACTGATTCACGCTGGTGTTCGAAGGATGAGATGAACCTTTTGCTGACTCCCAAAATCATCAAGGAATTTGAAAACCATGATGTGTTTGCTTTAGATCAATTGATTTAA
- the lipA gene encoding lipoyl synthase, whose translation MTKQTEYVRKPEWLKTKINTNQSFTGLKKLMREKRLNTVCEEARCPNIHECWSERKTATFMILGDICTRACRFCAVKTGMPTELDWGEPERVADSVQIMGLKHVVVTAVARDDLNDGGAAVFAETVRAIRRKNPGCTIEVLPSDMKGDYESLHTLMDSKPDIFNHNIETVRRLTKRVRAKATYERSLELLKRVKEISPDTPTKSSIMVGLGETKEEILQAMDDLLAHNVDIMTIGQYLQPTKQHLPVERYYHPDEFKELKEIALEKGFRHCESGPLVRSSYHADEQVSNSAIQRRITYMKGYEKQENKEVDFNF comes from the coding sequence ATGACTAAGCAAACAGAATATGTGAGGAAACCAGAATGGCTTAAAACCAAAATTAATACAAACCAATCTTTTACCGGTTTAAAAAAATTAATGCGAGAAAAACGTCTCAACACTGTTTGTGAAGAAGCGCGTTGCCCAAACATCCATGAGTGCTGGAGTGAACGAAAAACCGCAACATTTATGATTCTTGGCGACATTTGTACGAGGGCATGCCGTTTCTGTGCCGTTAAAACGGGGATGCCAACAGAGCTAGACTGGGGTGAACCAGAACGTGTTGCTGATTCAGTTCAAATTATGGGGTTAAAGCATGTTGTCGTAACTGCTGTTGCCCGTGATGATTTAAATGATGGCGGTGCAGCCGTATTTGCGGAAACGGTTCGCGCGATTCGCCGAAAAAATCCGGGATGTACGATTGAAGTCCTGCCTTCAGACATGAAAGGTGATTATGAAAGTCTACATACATTGATGGACAGTAAGCCTGATATCTTTAACCATAATATCGAAACCGTTCGCAGACTAACAAAACGTGTACGTGCGAAAGCGACTTATGAACGTTCTCTAGAATTATTGAAGCGAGTGAAAGAGATTTCGCCAGATACACCAACCAAATCCAGTATTATGGTTGGTTTAGGCGAAACAAAAGAAGAAATCCTGCAGGCAATGGATGACCTACTGGCTCACAATGTCGATATCATGACGATCGGTCAGTATTTACAGCCGACGAAACAACACTTGCCTGTCGAGCGCTACTATCATCCAGATGAATTTAAAGAATTAAAAGAAATCGCACTAGAAAAAGGTTTCCGTCATTGTGAATCTGGCCCATTAGTGAGATCCTCTTACCATGCTGATGAACAAGTCTCAAATTCTGCAATCCAACGCAGAATTACATACATGAAAGGTTACGAAAAACAGGAAAATAAAGAAGTTGATTTTAATTTTTAA
- a CDS encoding lipoate--protein ligase family protein, producing MEQQWGFLHTDAMSAAMNMALDEALLQWNSNGLIPPTLRFYSWKNPSLSLGYFQDLSTIHLEAIKRNKCEIVRRMTGGSAVLHDDELTYSIVISENHPDIPSSIREAYLKLSKGLLLGYKQLGIDVDYSNQLKRDQSSAVCFERPAFYELVYEGKKVSGNAQIRKKGTLLQHGSIPISMNVDLLFDLFNFPNESIRQNKKGKFHQKATAIREIKQEDVSLERVEAAFLEGFKEGLGINPIPFELSQAQWEEVEKIAKKYEDQHHQAVQNAKEVIRND from the coding sequence ATGGAACAGCAGTGGGGATTTCTACATACTGATGCAATGTCGGCAGCCATGAATATGGCGTTAGACGAAGCATTGCTTCAGTGGAATAGTAATGGACTCATTCCTCCAACGTTACGTTTTTATAGTTGGAAAAATCCAAGTCTATCACTTGGATACTTTCAGGATCTTTCAACGATTCATTTAGAAGCAATTAAACGAAACAAATGTGAAATCGTACGTCGCATGACAGGCGGCAGTGCAGTGCTTCATGACGATGAACTCACTTACAGTATTGTAATCAGTGAGAATCATCCGGATATCCCTTCTTCTATTAGAGAAGCCTATCTGAAACTTTCAAAAGGCTTACTCTTAGGGTATAAACAACTTGGAATTGATGTAGACTACTCCAACCAATTAAAGAGGGATCAATCGAGTGCTGTTTGTTTTGAGCGGCCAGCCTTTTATGAACTTGTTTATGAAGGGAAAAAAGTATCTGGAAATGCTCAGATCCGAAAAAAAGGAACTTTATTGCAGCATGGATCGATTCCGATTTCCATGAATGTTGATTTGCTTTTTGATCTTTTCAACTTTCCCAATGAATCCATCCGTCAAAATAAAAAAGGGAAATTCCATCAAAAAGCAACTGCCATTAGAGAAATTAAGCAAGAAGATGTGAGTTTAGAACGTGTGGAAGCCGCTTTTCTGGAAGGTTTTAAAGAAGGGCTTGGAATCAATCCAATTCCTTTTGAACTGTCGCAAGCACAATGGGAAGAAGTAGAGAAAATTGCAAAAAAATATGAGGATCAACATCATCAGGCCGTACAAAACGCTAAAGAGGTGATCAGAAATGACTAA
- the hmpA gene encoding NO-inducible flavohemoprotein encodes MLSQKTIDIVKSTVPVLEEHGTKITKRFYQMMFENHPELLNIFNHANQRKGRQQTALANTVYVAAVYIDRLEEIIPVVKQIAHKHRSLGVKPEHYPIVGENLLAAIKDVFGDAATDEIINAWAEAYGVIADAFIGVEKEMYDAAGWDDFIPFSVVQKVKESDEITSFYLKPVDNRALPSFIPGQYISLKLDQIPGEEYTHIRQYSLSDVPGRDYYRISVKREKDGFHPDGVVTNFLHDQINEGDQLLASAPAGDFTIEIDSNDPIVLLAGGVGTTPLMSMMNHVLETQPEREIVMVQAVRNGQVHAFREDILAKNLNHPTLQYYACYSAPTDEDKQEGRFHKEGFVTKEWLDEIVPNVAKSQFYFCGPVSFMKHIYATLKEMGVSENQIHFEFFGPSMSIQQPEEVLAN; translated from the coding sequence ATGTTAAGTCAAAAAACGATTGATATTGTGAAGTCTACGGTTCCAGTGTTAGAGGAACATGGGACAAAAATTACGAAGAGATTCTATCAAATGATGTTTGAAAACCACCCTGAATTATTGAATATTTTTAATCATGCGAACCAACGGAAAGGCAGACAGCAAACCGCTTTAGCGAATACGGTATATGTAGCGGCTGTTTACATTGACCGTTTAGAAGAAATTATTCCGGTTGTGAAACAAATTGCTCATAAACATAGAAGTCTTGGGGTTAAACCGGAGCATTATCCAATTGTCGGCGAAAACCTGCTTGCGGCGATCAAGGATGTTTTTGGCGATGCGGCTACTGATGAAATTATTAATGCGTGGGCTGAGGCTTATGGAGTGATTGCGGATGCCTTTATCGGTGTGGAAAAAGAAATGTATGACGCGGCTGGCTGGGATGATTTTATTCCATTTTCAGTTGTTCAAAAAGTTAAAGAAAGTGACGAGATTACATCTTTCTACTTAAAACCAGTTGATAATCGTGCACTGCCAAGCTTTATCCCCGGACAATATATCAGTTTAAAATTAGATCAGATTCCTGGGGAAGAATATACCCATATTCGTCAGTACAGCTTATCTGACGTACCTGGCAGAGACTACTACCGGATTAGCGTGAAGCGTGAAAAGGACGGCTTTCATCCAGATGGTGTCGTTACGAACTTTTTACATGACCAAATCAATGAGGGTGACCAGCTGTTAGCAAGTGCACCAGCCGGTGATTTTACGATTGAAATAGACTCTAACGATCCAATTGTTCTCCTAGCTGGAGGAGTCGGAACAACTCCTTTAATGAGTATGATGAATCACGTACTCGAGACTCAGCCGGAGCGTGAAATCGTGATGGTTCAGGCCGTTCGCAACGGTCAGGTTCATGCATTCCGTGAAGATATTTTAGCGAAAAACTTAAACCATCCGACACTTCAGTATTATGCTTGCTATAGTGCGCCTACTGATGAGGATAAGCAAGAAGGACGTTTCCATAAAGAGGGCTTTGTAACAAAAGAATGGTTAGATGAAATTGTACCAAATGTGGCAAAAAGTCAGTTTTACTTCTGCGGTCCTGTTAGCTTTATGAAGCATATCTATGCTACTCTCAAGGAAATGGGAGTGTCTGAGAATCAAATCCACTTTGAGTTCTTTGGACCTTCTATGAGTATTCAGCAGCCAGAAGAAGTTTTGGCCAACTAA
- the spxA gene encoding transcriptional regulator SpxA: MVILYTSPSCTSCRKAKAWLEEHEVDYIERNIFSQPLTINEIKEILRMTEDGTEEIISTKSKAFQKLNVDIDTLPLKELYQLIHDNPSMLRRPIIMDEKRLNVGYNEDEIRRFLPRKIREYERYEFLKMVD, encoded by the coding sequence ATGGTAATTTTATATACATCACCAAGCTGTACATCATGCCGCAAAGCCAAAGCATGGCTGGAAGAGCATGAAGTTGATTATATTGAAAGAAACATCTTCTCTCAGCCGCTTACAATTAATGAAATTAAAGAAATACTGCGCATGACAGAAGATGGAACAGAAGAAATTATTTCAACAAAATCTAAGGCTTTCCAAAAGCTTAATGTAGACATCGACACGCTTCCGCTTAAGGAATTATATCAATTAATTCATGATAACCCATCTATGCTGCGCAGACCGATCATCATGGATGAAAAAAGATTAAATGTTGGGTATAACGAAGATGAGATTCGCAGATTCCTGCCTCGTAAAATTCGTGAATACGAGCGTTATGAATTTTTGAAGATGGTCGACTAA
- a CDS encoding RrF2 family transcriptional regulator: protein MRLTQFSDYSLRVLMFLATAPKDELSSIQQIADAYGISKNHLMKVTHQLGKWGFVETIRGRNGGLRLAKDPKDINVGEVVRHTEEDFHVVECFDTGACVLADICHLRGVLGKALQAFFEVLDEYTLADLTQNRSYLQTLLMKSE, encoded by the coding sequence ATGAGACTGACACAGTTTTCCGATTACTCGTTGCGAGTGCTCATGTTTTTAGCAACCGCCCCTAAAGATGAACTGAGCAGCATCCAGCAAATTGCAGATGCTTACGGAATCTCTAAAAACCATTTAATGAAGGTAACCCACCAGCTGGGAAAATGGGGATTTGTCGAGACCATCCGCGGCCGCAATGGGGGACTGCGTTTAGCAAAGGATCCTAAGGATATCAATGTTGGCGAGGTTGTCCGCCATACAGAAGAGGATTTTCATGTGGTAGAATGCTTTGACACAGGAGCATGTGTACTGGCTGATATCTGCCACTTAAGAGGAGTCCTCGGCAAAGCACTGCAGGCCTTTTTCGAGGTGTTAGACGAGTACACGTTAGCAGATTTAACCCAAAATCGCTCCTATCTGCAAACACTTTTAATGAAAAGTGAATAG
- a CDS encoding HAD family hydrolase codes for MGKRVILFDLDGTLHDSESVYVNAFETSFMDHQDRPLTPAERAYLVGKPLERVLDQWLPDKKASFLTTFFKNYESLSHLCKPYEGVIPLIQSLHDQDYKLGIVSSKIGKYVKAEMESTGLLPFFQEFVCVDDVKNPKPDAEPIHAIMDLMGGVDQNKCLFIGDQWSDMKAAKNAGITGVGATWGEGEAAKLLEHGAKYILTEPHKLFHLLQVKFTHVS; via the coding sequence ATGGGAAAACGAGTAATCTTATTTGATTTAGATGGAACGCTGCACGACAGTGAGTCAGTGTATGTCAATGCTTTTGAAACGAGTTTTATGGACCATCAGGATCGCCCGCTTACTCCAGCAGAGCGAGCCTACCTAGTGGGGAAACCGCTCGAGCGCGTGTTAGACCAGTGGCTGCCAGACAAGAAAGCATCCTTTCTTACTACCTTTTTCAAAAACTACGAAAGTCTTTCTCATCTCTGCAAGCCGTATGAAGGAGTCATCCCATTGATCCAGAGCCTGCACGATCAGGATTATAAACTCGGGATTGTTTCTTCGAAAATAGGAAAATATGTAAAAGCAGAAATGGAGTCAACCGGTCTGCTCCCATTCTTCCAAGAATTTGTTTGTGTCGACGATGTGAAAAATCCGAAACCAGACGCTGAGCCAATCCATGCGATTATGGACCTGATGGGCGGGGTTGACCAGAACAAATGTCTGTTTATCGGTGACCAATGGTCAGATATGAAAGCTGCTAAGAATGCAGGAATTACAGGAGTCGGCGCCACCTGGGGAGAAGGCGAAGCGGCCAAACTGCTCGAACACGGAGCTAAATACATTCTAACGGAACCGCACAAGCTCTTTCATCTCTTACAGGTAAAATTCACACATGTTTCTTAA
- a CDS encoding CBO0543 family protein, which yields MDKAILWTLLLIGVVLLFFGVRKPFIKDTLLVFLLSAYFSTFIGVFVVEEKMLRYPVRFLSEYFEVSILYEYVLFPVVCMYFFQTTRHSRYIGIALQCALYTTALTIVEVLLERYTDLIEYNTWNWIYTFISNFLLMIVVRILVHLINKRERWLENDRREV from the coding sequence ATGGATAAGGCGATTTTGTGGACATTACTTCTAATCGGAGTTGTATTATTATTTTTCGGTGTAAGAAAACCATTTATTAAAGACACGCTATTAGTTTTCTTGTTGAGTGCCTATTTTTCAACGTTTATTGGCGTTTTTGTTGTAGAAGAAAAAATGCTGAGATATCCCGTTAGATTTTTAAGTGAATATTTCGAAGTCAGTATTCTTTACGAATATGTTCTTTTTCCAGTTGTCTGCATGTACTTTTTTCAGACAACACGTCATTCAAGGTATATCGGCATAGCTCTTCAATGTGCATTGTATACCACTGCTTTAACCATTGTTGAGGTTCTATTGGAAAGATATACAGATTTGATTGAATACAATACATGGAACTGGATCTACACGTTTATTAGCAATTTTTTACTAATGATAGTAGTCCGAATCTTGGTACACTTAATAAACAAGAGGGAAAGATGGCTGGAAAATGATCGAAGAGAAGTTTGA
- a CDS encoding ABC transporter ATP-binding protein codes for MITIRDLKHEFVIGKKNKKQVIPVLNSVNLHIEEGEIVTILGRSGSGKSTLLNLISGYMKPTAGTIHILNQDVTNLSEGEWADFRLQHIGFIFQSFQLIPSMTAFQNVELPLKMKGMEKTKRLAKVEETLEKVGLAEFAGFYPSELSGGQQQRVGIARALVGEPKIILADEPTGSLDVETENEFLTLIHQLNQNEGITFLVITHDREVAKIGHRSVTIANGTISESGGEKRAIQR; via the coding sequence TTGATTACGATTCGAGATTTGAAGCATGAATTTGTGATTGGTAAAAAGAATAAAAAGCAAGTCATTCCCGTCTTAAATTCGGTCAATTTACATATAGAAGAAGGCGAGATTGTAACAATCCTGGGAAGAAGCGGCTCAGGAAAATCAACGCTTTTGAACCTGATTAGCGGCTACATGAAGCCGACAGCAGGCACGATACACATCTTGAACCAGGATGTGACCAACCTCTCAGAAGGGGAGTGGGCGGACTTTCGCCTGCAGCATATCGGCTTTATTTTTCAAAGCTTTCAGCTCATCCCCAGTATGACGGCATTTCAAAATGTAGAGCTGCCCCTAAAAATGAAGGGAATGGAAAAAACTAAGCGCCTCGCTAAAGTTGAGGAAACATTAGAAAAAGTGGGACTTGCTGAGTTCGCAGGCTTTTACCCAAGTGAGCTCTCTGGCGGACAGCAGCAAAGGGTCGGGATTGCCCGTGCCCTTGTAGGAGAACCAAAAATCATTTTAGCCGATGAACCGACAGGAAGTTTAGATGTAGAAACGGAAAACGAATTTTTAACATTAATCCATCAGTTAAATCAGAACGAAGGCATTACTTTTTTAGTCATCACGCATGACAGAGAGGTAGCTAAGATTGGCCATCGAAGTGTGACGATTGCGAACGGAACGATCAGCGAGAGCGGGGGCGAGAAACGTGCGATTCAGAGATAA